In Roseisolibacter agri, a genomic segment contains:
- the ybaL gene encoding YbaL family putative K(+) efflux transporter: MPHETALIATIAAGLGLAFLLGLLATRLRLPPILGYLLAGVAVGPFTPGYVADAGLASQLAELGVILLMFGVGLHFSIADLLAVRRIAIPGAIGQIAVATGLGALVSHLWGWSWGTGLVFGLALSVASTVVLLRALEDRGILGSVDGRIAVGWLIVEDLVTVLALVLLPALAPALGAGPAGAGSGGASGLLATLAVTLLKVAGFVALMLVVGRRAIPWLLGRVVRTGSRELFTLAVLAVALGIAVGAATLFGVSFALGAFFAGVIVSESDFSHEAATNALPLQDAFAVLFFVSVGMLFDPMILVREPLAVLAVVAIVLVGKTLASLAIVLAFRYPLHTALTISASLAQIGEFSFILAALAVSLGLLPPDAQGLIVAGALLSITLNPFVFRAVEPAGRWLRARRGLAEALERPAGALSELPAGVDAAQLREHAVVIGHGRVGGPVAEELARHGIPYLVVEQSRETAEALRARGLPVIYGDATRPEVLAGAHLEHARLVVVAAPDAYQARAILELARRLNPEVDIVVRTHSDQERGFLEAHGAARALVGERELAVSLARHALRRFGVAHDMEAVAARTLAGGAVEHAHG; this comes from the coding sequence ATGCCCCACGAGACCGCGCTCATCGCCACCATCGCCGCGGGCCTCGGGCTCGCCTTCCTCCTGGGCCTGCTGGCGACGCGCCTCCGGCTCCCGCCCATCCTCGGCTACCTGCTGGCCGGGGTGGCGGTGGGGCCGTTCACTCCCGGCTACGTCGCCGATGCCGGCCTCGCCTCGCAGCTGGCCGAGCTGGGGGTGATCCTGCTGATGTTCGGCGTCGGGCTGCACTTCTCCATCGCCGACCTGCTGGCGGTGCGGCGGATCGCGATCCCCGGCGCCATCGGGCAGATCGCGGTCGCGACCGGGCTCGGGGCGCTCGTGTCGCACCTGTGGGGATGGTCGTGGGGCACCGGCCTCGTCTTCGGGCTCGCGCTCTCGGTGGCCAGCACGGTGGTGCTGCTGCGCGCGCTCGAGGACCGCGGGATCCTCGGCTCGGTGGACGGACGGATCGCGGTCGGCTGGCTGATCGTCGAGGACCTGGTCACCGTGCTCGCGCTCGTGCTGCTCCCCGCGCTCGCGCCCGCGCTCGGCGCCGGGCCGGCTGGGGCGGGGAGCGGCGGCGCGAGCGGGCTGCTCGCGACGCTCGCGGTCACGCTGCTCAAGGTCGCGGGCTTCGTCGCGCTGATGCTGGTCGTCGGCCGGCGCGCGATCCCGTGGCTGCTCGGCCGCGTGGTGCGCACCGGCTCGCGCGAGCTGTTCACGCTCGCGGTGCTGGCCGTCGCGCTGGGCATCGCGGTGGGCGCGGCGACGCTGTTCGGCGTCTCGTTCGCGCTCGGCGCGTTCTTCGCCGGCGTGATCGTCAGCGAGTCGGACTTCAGCCACGAGGCCGCGACCAACGCGCTGCCGCTGCAGGACGCGTTCGCGGTGCTCTTCTTCGTGTCGGTGGGGATGCTCTTCGACCCGATGATCCTCGTGCGCGAGCCGCTGGCGGTGCTGGCGGTCGTCGCGATCGTGCTGGTCGGCAAGACGCTGGCGTCGCTCGCGATCGTGCTCGCGTTCCGCTACCCGCTGCACACCGCGCTCACGATCTCCGCCAGCCTCGCGCAGATCGGCGAGTTCTCCTTCATCCTCGCGGCGCTCGCGGTGTCGCTCGGCCTGCTGCCGCCGGACGCGCAGGGATTGATCGTCGCCGGCGCCCTGCTGTCGATCACGCTCAACCCGTTCGTCTTCCGCGCGGTGGAGCCGGCGGGCCGCTGGTTGCGCGCGCGGCGCGGCCTGGCGGAGGCGCTGGAGCGCCCGGCCGGCGCGCTGTCCGAGCTGCCCGCGGGCGTGGACGCGGCGCAGCTGCGCGAGCACGCGGTCGTGATCGGGCACGGCCGCGTCGGCGGTCCCGTGGCGGAGGAGCTGGCGCGGCACGGCATCCCGTACCTCGTCGTGGAGCAGAGCCGCGAGACGGCGGAGGCGCTCCGCGCGCGCGGGCTGCCGGTGATCTACGGCGACGCGACGCGTCCGGAGGTGCTGGCGGGCGCGCACCTGGAGCACGCGCGGCTGGTGGTGGTCGCCGCGCCCGACGCGTACCAGGCGCGCGCGATCCTCGAGCTCGCGCGCCGGCTCAATCCGGAGGTGGACATCGTGGTGCGCACGCACAGCGACCAGGAGCGCGGCTTCCTGGAGGCGCACGGCGCGGCGCGCGCGCTGGTGGGCGAGCGCGAGCTGGCGGTGAGCCTGGCGCGGCACGCGCTGCGGCGCTTCGGCGTCGCGCACGACATGGAGGCGGTCGCCGCGCGCACGCTCGCCGGCGGCGCGGTGGAGCACGCGCATGGCTGA
- a CDS encoding PadR family transcriptional regulator encodes MFTKDSGLLQGTLELLVLKTLSWGPMHGYGIASWIESATGDVLRVEEGSLYPALYRMTRKGWIKGEWGTSENNRRAKFYQLTREGERQFREQTTGWERFASAVTSAVGSTRAPAWAR; translated from the coding sequence GTGTTCACCAAGGACTCCGGCCTGCTGCAGGGCACCCTCGAGCTGCTCGTGCTCAAGACGCTCTCGTGGGGCCCCATGCACGGCTACGGCATCGCCAGCTGGATCGAGAGCGCCACCGGCGACGTGCTCCGCGTCGAGGAGGGCTCGCTCTACCCCGCGCTCTACCGCATGACGCGGAAGGGGTGGATCAAGGGCGAGTGGGGCACCTCCGAGAACAACCGCCGCGCGAAGTTCTACCAGCTCACGCGCGAGGGCGAGCGGCAGTTCCGCGAGCAGACCACGGGCTGGGAGCGCTTCGCGTCGGCGGTGACGTCGGCCGTCGGCTCGACGCGCGCGCCGGCCTGGGCGAGGTGA
- a CDS encoding NAD(P)H-dependent flavin oxidoreductase, with protein MTALASAESALLRLFGIRHPVVQAPMAGGWTTPELVAAVSNAGALGALAAARLTTPQLEDALERVRALTTRPFAVNFLLAAPAPPPRDTQAMDAVLDRLRAAHGLPPSVARPAAPPAALVDEQLGLVLAAGVPIVSFAMGDPGDRIARVQAAGAVAVAAATTVAEAELLAARGADAVVAQGAEAGGHRGTFEVGADGEVPLVGTMALVPAIVDAVRVPVLASGGIMDARGLVAALALGAGGVQMGTRFLLAHESGAYPAYRRALIAARETDTAVTRAISGRPARALRNALVDAIAAAGDAGVSPLPYPHQALASGDLYAAARTRDDAALAAMLAGQGLRLARAEQPARAIVEELVAERTRIVQALAR; from the coding sequence ATGACCGCCCTCGCATCGGCCGAGTCCGCGCTGCTGCGGCTGTTCGGCATCCGCCACCCGGTCGTGCAGGCGCCGATGGCCGGCGGCTGGACGACGCCCGAGCTGGTGGCCGCCGTGTCGAACGCCGGCGCACTCGGCGCGCTGGCCGCCGCGCGCCTCACGACGCCGCAGCTGGAGGACGCGCTGGAGCGCGTGCGTGCGCTCACCACGCGGCCGTTCGCGGTGAACTTCCTGCTCGCCGCGCCCGCGCCGCCGCCGCGCGACACGCAGGCGATGGACGCGGTGCTCGACCGCCTGCGCGCGGCGCACGGGCTGCCGCCGAGCGTGGCGCGCCCCGCGGCGCCGCCCGCCGCACTCGTCGACGAGCAGCTGGGGCTCGTGCTCGCCGCGGGCGTGCCGATCGTCAGCTTCGCGATGGGTGATCCGGGTGATCGCATCGCGCGCGTGCAGGCGGCGGGCGCGGTGGCCGTCGCGGCCGCGACGACGGTGGCGGAGGCGGAGCTGCTGGCGGCGCGCGGCGCGGACGCCGTCGTCGCGCAGGGCGCGGAGGCGGGCGGGCACCGCGGCACCTTCGAGGTCGGCGCCGACGGCGAGGTGCCGCTCGTCGGCACGATGGCGCTCGTGCCCGCGATCGTGGACGCCGTGCGCGTGCCGGTGCTGGCGTCCGGCGGCATCATGGACGCGCGCGGCCTGGTCGCCGCGCTCGCCCTCGGCGCCGGCGGCGTGCAGATGGGCACGCGCTTCCTGCTCGCGCACGAGAGCGGCGCGTATCCCGCCTACCGCCGCGCGCTGATCGCCGCGCGTGAGACGGACACCGCGGTGACGCGCGCCATCAGCGGCCGGCCCGCGCGCGCGCTGCGCAACGCGCTGGTGGACGCGATCGCCGCGGCGGGTGACGCGGGGGTGTCGCCGCTGCCGTATCCGCACCAGGCGCTGGCCAGCGGCGACCTGTACGCGGCGGCACGCACGCGCGACGACGCCGCGCTGGCGGCGATGCTCGCGGGCCAGGGGCTGCGGCTGGCGCGCGCGGAGCAGCCGGCGCGCGCGATCGTGGAGGAGCTGGTCGCGGAGCGGACTCGGATCGTGCAGGCGCTCGCGCGCTAG
- a CDS encoding Hsp20/alpha crystallin family protein: MTPPVDGMRATSARRTPERRRLGAAARGGIRIAAPGACVAARPTRRAAESAAPLGRLHHIRVEGTMARQQTGNPNPSATQPQQYHQDPSQTSQAAQQSPSQSQQSEQGQQAQQARGPIAGAPNADRERQRSVSREATPGTGMQRGERAGMTTGAGRGATSPSLLPAFMANPDLMASAFMSNPFAFAQAMSQEMDRLFGAPGGETFSPYDRTGGAPGRSLVGGRQQQGPQGLQRWAPPLEVFQRGDELVVRADLPGMRPDDVQIEVEDGVLTISGERREEHEDRERGFYRTERSYGAFSRSIALPEHVDEERVQARYEHGVLEVTVPVPQQQPRRGRRVEIQSGAGASGARGSSAEGGRPNA, from the coding sequence ATGACTCCTCCGGTAGACGGGATGCGGGCCACCAGCGCACGACGCACGCCGGAGCGCCGACGCCTCGGCGCGGCCGCGCGCGGCGGCATCCGGATTGCCGCCCCGGGCGCGTGCGTCGCCGCGCGGCCGACGCGCCGCGCGGCGGAGTCGGCGGCCCCGCTGGGCCGCCTCCACCACATCCGCGTGGAGGGCACGATGGCCAGGCAGCAGACCGGCAATCCCAACCCGTCGGCGACGCAGCCGCAGCAGTACCACCAGGATCCGTCGCAGACATCCCAGGCGGCGCAGCAGTCGCCATCCCAATCCCAGCAGTCGGAGCAGGGCCAGCAGGCGCAGCAGGCGCGCGGCCCGATCGCCGGCGCGCCGAACGCGGACCGCGAGCGCCAGCGGTCGGTGAGCCGCGAGGCCACGCCCGGCACCGGCATGCAGCGCGGCGAGCGAGCCGGCATGACGACCGGCGCCGGGCGTGGCGCGACGTCGCCCTCGCTCCTGCCGGCGTTCATGGCGAACCCCGACCTGATGGCGAGCGCGTTCATGTCCAACCCGTTCGCGTTCGCGCAGGCGATGAGCCAGGAGATGGACCGCCTGTTCGGTGCCCCGGGCGGCGAGACGTTCTCCCCGTACGACCGGACGGGCGGCGCGCCGGGCCGCTCGCTCGTGGGCGGACGTCAGCAGCAGGGACCGCAGGGGCTGCAGCGCTGGGCGCCGCCGCTCGAGGTCTTCCAGCGCGGCGACGAGCTGGTGGTGCGCGCCGACCTCCCCGGCATGCGCCCCGACGACGTGCAGATCGAAGTCGAGGACGGCGTGCTGACCATCTCCGGCGAGCGCCGCGAGGAGCACGAGGACCGCGAGCGCGGCTTCTACCGCACCGAGCGGAGCTACGGCGCGTTCTCGCGCAGCATCGCGCTCCCCGAGCACGTCGACGAGGAGCGCGTGCAGGCGCGCTACGAGCACGGCGTGCTCGAGGTGACCGTGCCCGTGCCGCAGCAGCAGCCGCGGCGTGGGCGGCGCGTCGAGATCCAGTCGGGCGCCGGCGCGTCGGGCGCGCGCGGCAGCAGCGCCGAGGGCGGCCGGCCGAACGCCTGA
- a CDS encoding SulP family inorganic anion transporter yields the protein MLLPKLLTTLRGYTRQQALADATAGVIVGVVALPLAIAFAIASGVAPERGLWTAIVGGFLISALGGSRVQIGGPTGAFVVVVYDVVQRHGVDGLMVATLMAGAILVVLGVARLGAAIKFIPHPVVTGFTSGIAVIIATGQVRDLLGLRMRDVPPDFVAKWRAYAAHLDTVTPAAVLVAGVALAILVVWPRVSRRVPGTLVALLVTTALVQLLQLPVETIGSRFGAISAALPRPTLPHVTLAQVQALVGPAFTIALLGAVEALLSAVVADGMIGGRHRSNMELVGQGIANLVTPLVGGIPATGAIARTATNVKNGGRTPIAGMVHALTLLLVTLFVGRWAALIPMATLAAILLVVSYHMSEWRTFRGELRSPRSDVAVLLVTFALTVLVDLTVAIEVGMVLAAFLFMRRMAEVTNVGVVTRELDDAAAVDAARDPDGARRRDIPRGVEVYEISGPFFFGAAERFKDTLARVAGAPRVLIIRLRAVPAIDATGLHALRDVVRRSRGDGTLVLLSDVHSQPLLALSRSTALAEIGEANVCGTLDDALARARAHLGLADAA from the coding sequence GTGCTCCTCCCCAAGCTGCTCACCACGCTCCGCGGCTACACGCGGCAGCAGGCGCTGGCCGACGCCACGGCCGGCGTCATCGTCGGCGTGGTAGCGCTGCCGCTCGCCATCGCCTTCGCCATCGCCAGCGGCGTCGCGCCCGAGCGCGGGCTGTGGACGGCGATCGTCGGCGGGTTCCTCATCTCCGCGCTCGGCGGCTCGCGCGTGCAGATCGGCGGGCCCACCGGCGCCTTCGTCGTGGTCGTCTACGACGTCGTCCAGCGCCACGGCGTGGACGGCCTGATGGTCGCGACGCTGATGGCCGGCGCGATCCTCGTCGTGCTCGGCGTCGCGCGCCTGGGCGCGGCGATCAAGTTCATCCCGCATCCCGTCGTCACCGGCTTCACGAGCGGGATCGCGGTCATCATCGCCACGGGGCAGGTGCGCGACCTGCTCGGGCTGCGCATGCGCGACGTGCCGCCGGACTTCGTCGCCAAGTGGCGCGCGTACGCGGCGCACCTCGACACCGTCACGCCCGCCGCGGTGCTGGTCGCGGGCGTCGCGCTCGCGATCCTGGTGGTCTGGCCGCGCGTCAGCCGCCGCGTGCCGGGCACGCTGGTGGCGCTGCTCGTCACGACCGCGCTCGTGCAGCTGCTGCAGCTGCCGGTCGAGACCATCGGCAGCCGCTTCGGCGCGATCAGCGCCGCGCTGCCGCGCCCCACGCTGCCGCACGTCACGCTGGCGCAGGTGCAGGCGCTCGTCGGGCCCGCGTTCACCATCGCGCTGCTCGGCGCCGTCGAGGCGCTGCTGTCGGCCGTGGTGGCGGACGGGATGATCGGCGGGCGCCACCGCTCCAACATGGAGCTGGTGGGGCAGGGGATCGCGAACCTCGTCACGCCGCTCGTCGGCGGGATCCCGGCCACGGGCGCGATCGCGCGCACCGCGACCAACGTCAAGAACGGCGGCCGCACGCCGATCGCCGGCATGGTGCACGCGCTGACGCTGCTGCTCGTCACGCTCTTCGTGGGACGCTGGGCGGCGCTGATCCCGATGGCGACGCTGGCCGCGATCCTCCTCGTGGTGAGCTACCACATGAGCGAGTGGCGCACCTTCCGCGGCGAGCTGCGGTCGCCGCGCAGCGACGTGGCCGTGCTGCTCGTGACGTTCGCGCTCACGGTGCTGGTGGACCTCACCGTCGCGATCGAGGTCGGGATGGTGCTCGCCGCGTTCCTCTTCATGCGCCGCATGGCCGAGGTGACGAACGTCGGCGTCGTGACGCGCGAGCTGGACGACGCGGCGGCCGTCGACGCCGCGCGCGATCCCGACGGCGCGCGCCGCCGCGACATCCCGCGCGGCGTGGAGGTCTACGAGATCAGCGGCCCGTTCTTCTTCGGCGCGGCCGAGCGGTTCAAGGACACGCTGGCACGGGTCGCGGGCGCGCCGCGCGTGCTGATCATCCGGCTGCGCGCGGTGCCCGCGATCGACGCGACGGGGCTGCACGCGCTGCGCGACGTCGTGCGCCGCAGCCGCGGCGACGGCACGCTGGTGCTGCTGTCCGACGTCCACTCGCAGCCGCTCCTCGCGCTCTCACGCTCGACCGCGCTCGCGGAGATCGGCGAGGCGAACGTGTGCGGCACGCTGGACGACGCGCTCGCGCGGGCGCGCGCGCACCTGGGGCTGGCCGACGCGGCCTGA
- a CDS encoding pentapeptide repeat-containing protein, which translates to MADRARGAPTDVTVSGEDWSGRDVSGQAHTRVAFVDVDMSEVHDEGAVFTECTFRGVRFNASVHANAAFLNCTFSGCDFFDARLTECKLVGSTFARCTFDALRVAGGNWSFVALPSADLRRASFSGVRLREADLTGARLQGATLRDADLSGATLRGAQLARCDLRGSDLSAVEPEHVALRGAIVTYEQALAIAAALGLDIRAE; encoded by the coding sequence ATGGCTGACCGCGCGCGCGGCGCGCCGACGGACGTCACCGTGTCCGGCGAGGACTGGAGCGGCCGCGACGTCTCCGGGCAGGCGCACACGCGCGTCGCCTTCGTGGACGTCGACATGAGCGAGGTGCACGACGAGGGCGCGGTGTTCACCGAGTGCACCTTCCGCGGCGTGCGCTTCAACGCGTCGGTGCACGCGAACGCGGCGTTCCTGAACTGCACGTTCAGCGGCTGCGACTTCTTCGACGCGCGCCTCACCGAGTGCAAGCTGGTGGGGAGCACCTTCGCGCGGTGCACGTTCGACGCGCTGCGGGTCGCGGGCGGCAACTGGTCGTTCGTCGCGCTGCCGAGCGCCGACCTGCGACGGGCATCGTTCAGCGGCGTACGGCTGCGCGAGGCGGACCTGACGGGCGCGCGCCTGCAGGGGGCGACGCTGCGCGACGCCGACCTCTCGGGCGCGACGCTGCGCGGGGCGCAGCTCGCGCGGTGCGACCTGCGCGGCAGCGATCTCTCGGCGGTGGAGCCGGAGCACGTCGCGCTGCGCGGCGCGATCGTGACGTACGAGCAGGCGCTCGCGATCGCGGCGGCGCTGGGCCTCGACATCCGCGCCGAGTGA
- the cax gene encoding calcium/proton exchanger, with amino-acid sequence MPVWLKDNWLLLLLVFVPVALVLEHVVHAAPLAVFLASSAAIIPLAALMGRATERLAEQLGEGIGGLLNATFGNAAELIIAIVALRAGYFDLVKASITGSIIGNVLLVFGASALWGGIKYERQHFNQTAAGLSSTLLVLSAISLFIPAIFHLIVGNTAAVSERTLSVEISVVLILTYVASLFFSLRTHKHLYVGEAGDHSAELTHGGGSGRAVALLLAATAGVALMSELLVGAVEATAESFGMNQVFVGVILVALIGNAAEHSSAILMASRNKMDAAITIAVGSSIQVALFVAPVLVFLSYVVAPQPMDLRFTTLEVVAVGISVWIMTLVAQDGESHWMEGVQLLAVYTILAFAFFWLPGGAH; translated from the coding sequence ATGCCCGTCTGGCTGAAGGACAACTGGCTGCTCCTGCTCCTCGTCTTCGTGCCGGTCGCGCTCGTGCTGGAGCACGTCGTGCACGCGGCGCCGCTGGCGGTCTTCCTCGCGTCGAGCGCCGCGATCATCCCGCTCGCCGCGCTCATGGGGCGCGCGACCGAGCGGCTGGCCGAGCAGCTGGGGGAGGGGATCGGCGGGCTGCTGAACGCGACCTTCGGCAACGCGGCGGAGCTGATCATCGCCATCGTCGCGCTGCGCGCCGGCTACTTCGACCTCGTGAAGGCGTCGATCACCGGCTCGATCATCGGCAACGTGCTGCTGGTGTTCGGCGCGAGCGCGCTGTGGGGCGGCATCAAGTACGAGCGCCAGCACTTCAACCAGACCGCGGCGGGGCTCAGCTCCACGCTGCTCGTGCTGAGCGCGATCTCGCTCTTCATCCCCGCGATCTTCCACCTCATCGTCGGCAACACCGCGGCGGTGAGCGAGCGGACGCTGAGCGTCGAGATCTCGGTCGTCCTCATCCTCACCTACGTCGCGAGCCTCTTCTTCTCGCTGCGCACGCACAAGCACCTGTACGTGGGCGAGGCCGGCGACCACTCGGCCGAGCTGACGCACGGCGGCGGCTCCGGGCGCGCGGTGGCGCTGCTGCTGGCCGCGACGGCCGGCGTGGCGCTGATGTCCGAGCTGCTCGTGGGCGCCGTCGAGGCGACGGCCGAGAGCTTCGGCATGAACCAGGTGTTCGTCGGCGTGATCCTGGTGGCGCTCATCGGCAACGCGGCCGAGCACTCGTCGGCCATCCTGATGGCGTCGCGCAACAAGATGGACGCGGCGATCACGATCGCGGTCGGCTCGTCGATCCAGGTCGCGCTGTTCGTCGCGCCCGTGCTCGTCTTCCTCAGCTACGTCGTCGCGCCGCAGCCGATGGACCTCCGCTTCACGACGCTGGAGGTGGTGGCGGTCGGGATCTCGGTGTGGATCATGACGCTCGTGGCGCAGGACGGCGAGTCGCACTGGATGGAGGGCGTCCAGCTGCTGGCGGTCTACACGATCCTGGCGTTCGCCTTCTTCTGGCTGCCGGGCGGCGCGCACTAG
- the pncA gene encoding bifunctional nicotinamidase/pyrazinamidase produces the protein MTAPRSDGATALIVVDVQPDFLPGGALAVADGDAILPPLRALLERFPFDLAVATQDWHPRGHASFASAHPGRQPFDTITLHGHPQTLWPDHCVQGTPGAALHHALPWDRISAVIRKGAQPDVDSYSGFRNNWDAAGRRPPTGLAGYLRERGVDEVVVCGLARDYCVRWTAEDAAAAGFRTTVLWELTRPVDPASDDTVRAALERAGVRIAATGDDLR, from the coding sequence GTGACCGCTCCCCGCTCCGACGGCGCGACCGCGCTGATCGTCGTCGACGTGCAGCCCGACTTCCTCCCCGGCGGCGCGCTCGCCGTCGCGGACGGCGACGCCATCCTGCCGCCGCTGCGCGCGCTGCTGGAGCGCTTCCCGTTCGACCTCGCGGTGGCGACGCAGGACTGGCATCCGCGCGGCCACGCGTCGTTCGCCAGCGCGCACCCGGGCCGGCAGCCGTTCGACACGATCACGCTGCACGGCCACCCGCAGACGCTCTGGCCGGACCACTGCGTCCAGGGCACACCGGGCGCGGCGCTGCACCACGCGCTGCCGTGGGACCGCATCTCGGCCGTGATCCGCAAGGGCGCGCAGCCCGACGTGGACTCGTACAGCGGCTTCCGCAACAACTGGGACGCCGCCGGCCGCCGCCCGCCGACGGGGCTCGCGGGGTACCTGCGCGAGCGCGGCGTGGACGAGGTCGTGGTGTGCGGGCTGGCGCGCGACTACTGCGTGCGCTGGACGGCGGAAGACGCGGCGGCGGCCGGCTTCCGGACGACGGTGCTGTGGGAGCTGACGCGCCCGGTCGATCCGGCGTCCGACGACACGGTGCGGGCGGCGCTCGAGCGCGCGGGCGTGCGCATCGCGGCGACCGGGGACGACCTCCGGTAG